A single genomic interval of Rhizobium leguminosarum bv. trifolii WSM1325 harbors:
- a CDS encoding protein of unknown function DUF1045 (PFAM: protein of unknown function DUF1045~KEGG: rec:RHECIAT_CH0003365 hypothetical protein), with product MRYAICFTPPASDPLSLVAANWLGRNVFSGDMMEPPAVRGLGIHEIAFHTAVPRRYGFHGVLKAPFHLSHDMPESQLLRDLMRFSGTFVPFRIPRIEVAPLGNFYSLLPSTPCEQIQYLASAIVQEFDRFRAPLSEAEIERSDPDGLSATQFSNLHRWGNPYVMEEFRFHMPVTGPVNAIDMPRIEPVLRRIFEPVLCEPVMVSNVALMIEEGTGGPFRVHSLHPMGKVSARKIA from the coding sequence ATGCGCTATGCCATTTGCTTCACGCCTCCGGCGAGCGACCCGTTGTCGCTCGTGGCCGCCAATTGGCTTGGCCGAAACGTGTTTTCGGGCGATATGATGGAGCCTCCGGCAGTTCGTGGCCTCGGTATTCACGAGATCGCCTTCCATACCGCCGTGCCGCGGCGCTACGGCTTTCATGGTGTTTTGAAGGCGCCCTTTCATCTGTCCCACGACATGCCCGAATCGCAACTCCTGCGCGACCTGATGCGTTTTTCCGGAACCTTCGTTCCTTTTCGGATTCCGCGTATCGAAGTCGCCCCGCTCGGCAATTTCTACAGCCTGCTGCCGAGCACTCCCTGCGAGCAGATCCAGTATCTCGCCTCGGCGATCGTGCAGGAATTCGATCGTTTTCGCGCACCGCTCAGCGAGGCCGAGATTGAACGCAGCGATCCGGACGGGCTGTCGGCGACGCAATTTTCCAATCTGCATCGCTGGGGCAATCCCTATGTGATGGAGGAGTTCCGCTTCCATATGCCGGTGACAGGCCCCGTCAACGCGATCGACATGCCGCGCATCGAGCCGGTGTTGCGGAGGATCTTCGAGCCTGTCCTCTGCGAACCTGTCATGGTTTCCAACGTTGCCCTGATGATCGAAGAGGGCACTGGCGGTCCTTTCCGCGTTCATTCGCTGCATCCGATGGGCAAGGTCAGCGCGCGCAAAATCGCTTGA
- a CDS encoding FAD dependent oxidoreductase (PFAM: FAD dependent oxidoreductase~KEGG: rec:RHECIAT_CH0003366 probable D-amino acid oxidase protein), with amino-acid sequence MEKADNPQPVSGQSSSELLIVGGGIMGLWAAVHAERRGIRAVIADAGRLGEGASGGVLGALMPHMPDQWSEKKQFQFDALVSLEAEIAALEAETGLSAGYRRSGRLIPLPKPHLNKIARGHFEDAEHHWRSGDRRFQWYVLDRPPVDGWIEASAGESGFVHDTLAARVAPRLLIAMHTAFLRRARHVRLMEHAGVTGLDPERGIAEVGGETIAFGRCIIAAGHRSFPLLEGLTPGLKQPLGQAVKGQAALLKADIDPALPTIFLDGLYVVAHEGGHAAIGSTSENRFDDPTSTDAQLDALIDAARAIVPALRSAPVVERWAGLRPKAIDRDPMVGCHPDHPRLIALTGGFKVSFGLAHLLAEAAICIAGDEPHEFSLPQSFAISSHIAVASR; translated from the coding sequence ATGGAAAAAGCCGATAATCCTCAGCCGGTCTCAGGTCAATCGTCCTCAGAATTGCTGATCGTCGGCGGCGGTATCATGGGACTCTGGGCGGCCGTCCATGCCGAGCGCCGGGGCATCCGTGCCGTTATTGCCGACGCCGGCAGGTTGGGCGAAGGTGCAAGCGGCGGCGTGCTCGGCGCGCTGATGCCACACATGCCGGACCAGTGGTCGGAGAAGAAGCAGTTCCAGTTCGATGCGCTGGTCTCGCTCGAAGCCGAGATCGCCGCGCTCGAAGCCGAGACCGGACTTTCCGCTGGCTACCGCCGTTCCGGACGGCTGATCCCGCTGCCGAAGCCGCATCTCAACAAAATAGCGCGCGGCCATTTCGAGGACGCCGAACACCATTGGCGATCAGGCGACCGCCGTTTCCAGTGGTATGTGCTTGACAGGCCGCCGGTCGACGGCTGGATCGAGGCGTCCGCCGGCGAGAGCGGCTTCGTGCACGACACGCTCGCCGCCCGCGTTGCGCCCCGCTTGCTGATCGCGATGCACACAGCCTTCCTGCGGCGGGCAAGGCATGTCAGGCTCATGGAGCATGCCGGGGTCACCGGCCTTGATCCCGAACGCGGCATTGCCGAGGTCGGCGGCGAGACCATTGCCTTCGGGCGCTGCATCATCGCCGCCGGCCACCGGTCCTTTCCACTGCTCGAAGGCTTGACGCCGGGGCTGAAACAGCCACTCGGCCAAGCTGTGAAGGGGCAGGCGGCGCTGCTCAAGGCCGATATCGATCCTGCCTTGCCGACCATCTTCCTCGATGGGCTTTATGTCGTGGCCCATGAGGGCGGACATGCCGCGATCGGCAGCACCAGCGAGAACCGTTTCGACGATCCTACTTCCACCGATGCCCAGCTCGACGCACTGATCGACGCGGCGCGTGCGATCGTGCCGGCGCTTCGTTCCGCGCCGGTCGTCGAGCGCTGGGCGGGGCTTCGCCCGAAGGCGATCGACCGCGATCCAATGGTGGGCTGCCACCCTGACCATCCGCGCCTGATCGCGCTGACCGGCGGCTTCAAGGTCAGTTTCGGCCTCGCGCACCTGCTGGCGGAGGCGGCGATATGTATCGCAGGCGATGAACCTCACGAATTTTCGCTGCCGCAAAGCTTCGCGATTTCGAGCCATATCGCGGTGGCTTCACGTTAA
- a CDS encoding protein of unknown function DUF752 (PFAM: protein of unknown function DUF752~KEGG: rec:RHECIAT_CH0003367 hypothetical protein): MTDVNPDQIGAGAPQPLEWRDGDMPYSTAFGDHFYCQTDGRLECGHVFLAGNGLPERWNGRQRFRIGELGFGTGLNFAETWRQWKLHRADGQQLHFTSFELHPMRGEEIGRALSHWPEIDAERQVLTAAWPEIPAGIVRLDLDAQTTLSVVCGYALDGVAAAEDDFDAWYLDGFAPSRNSDMWSQELMRLVCEKSAAGGTFATYAAAGFVRRNLIAAGFAVERRRGFAGKREMLCGVK; the protein is encoded by the coding sequence ATGACAGACGTGAACCCCGATCAGATTGGCGCGGGCGCGCCGCAGCCGCTCGAATGGCGCGACGGCGATATGCCCTATTCCACCGCCTTTGGCGATCATTTTTATTGCCAGACCGATGGGCGGTTGGAATGCGGCCATGTTTTTCTCGCCGGCAATGGCCTGCCAGAGCGCTGGAACGGGCGGCAGAGATTCCGGATCGGAGAACTCGGCTTCGGCACCGGTCTGAACTTCGCTGAGACCTGGCGGCAATGGAAGCTCCACCGTGCAGACGGCCAGCAGCTACATTTTACCTCCTTCGAACTGCACCCGATGCGCGGTGAAGAAATCGGCCGGGCGCTATCGCACTGGCCGGAGATCGACGCCGAACGTCAGGTGCTGACGGCGGCCTGGCCGGAAATACCGGCCGGTATCGTGCGCCTCGATCTCGATGCCCAGACGACGCTCAGCGTCGTATGCGGCTATGCCTTGGACGGCGTCGCGGCAGCCGAAGACGACTTCGACGCCTGGTATCTCGACGGCTTCGCCCCGTCGCGCAATAGCGATATGTGGTCGCAGGAACTGATGCGGCTCGTCTGTGAGAAAAGCGCAGCCGGCGGCACTTTCGCCACCTATGCAGCGGCCGGCTTCGTGCGCCGCAATCTCATCGCCGCGGGCTTCGCCGTCGAGCGCCGCAGGGGCTTTGCTGGCAAGCGCGAAATGCTCTGCGGCGTCAAGTAA
- a CDS encoding putative addiction module antidote protein, CopG/Arc/MetJ family (TIGRFAM: addiction module antidote protein, CC2985 family~PFAM: protein of unknown function UPF0156~KEGG: mch:Mchl_3466 putative addiction module antidote protein, CopG/Arc/MetJ family): MASSANLGQQLENYVNELVKSGRYNSRSEVLREGVRLVEEREKRLMALDLAIGQGIADAESGRFKPISDVAARLSGKYDDRS; encoded by the coding sequence ATGGCCAGCAGCGCGAATCTTGGACAGCAACTCGAAAACTATGTGAACGAACTCGTGAAATCGGGTCGTTACAACTCTCGCAGCGAAGTTCTGCGGGAAGGTGTTCGGCTTGTCGAGGAGCGGGAAAAACGGCTGATGGCGCTCGATCTGGCGATCGGCCAGGGGATCGCCGACGCGGAATCAGGCCGCTTCAAGCCCATCAGCGATGTCGCCGCGCGCCTTTCAGGCAAATATGACGATCGTTCGTGA
- a CDS encoding plasmid stabilization system (PFAM: plasmid stabilization system~KEGG: mch:Mchl_3467 plasmid stabilization system) yields MIVLITAQAEADLERIGDYIAEVDPQRAASFIHELLARCERLAQMPNGFSLVPRYEHTAVRRRPYGSYLIFYRVGEDRIEILHILNGAQDFESILFPEGSDQ; encoded by the coding sequence GTGATCGTCCTCATTACCGCGCAGGCGGAGGCGGATCTCGAACGTATTGGCGACTATATCGCTGAGGTCGATCCGCAGCGGGCGGCAAGCTTCATTCACGAACTGCTGGCACGGTGTGAGCGTCTGGCGCAAATGCCAAACGGTTTTTCATTGGTTCCACGCTACGAACATACCGCCGTTCGCCGCCGTCCTTACGGCAGCTATTTGATCTTTTATCGTGTCGGCGAGGATCGTATCGAGATCCTGCATATCCTCAACGGCGCTCAGGATTTCGAGAGCATCCTGTTTCCCGAAGGTTCAGATCAGTAG
- a CDS encoding PAS/PAC sensor hybrid histidine kinase (KEGG: ret:RHE_CH03146 two-component sensor histidine kinase/response regulator hybrid protein~TIGRFAM: PAS sensor protein~PFAM: ATP-binding region ATPase domain protein; response regulator receiver; PAS fold-4 domain protein; PAS fold domain protein; histidine kinase A domain protein~SMART: ATP-binding region ATPase domain protein; histidine kinase A domain protein; response regulator receiver; PAS domain containing protein) → MKSAGELLELACRRIADLDTPAYVKNSELRYVAVNEAYARFLGREISDFIGGRSRELLDRPEEEDREDKERRALVFGTEENAICFDAAGLSHERIQIESFSPSLDRAYVLGIFEVREPTRRAIGDPGIASDPGMTGDAGVAADFARVREALEQLDYPIGIFAGDGRPLVVNAAYRNDAKPAAVSDAAWHESVNELDLLRTILEDLPVAAFVRDEKHRLVYANQYYETFSGHSRSRVLGLTEHEMFGLDGGEAIYQENLLALEGGTSKEIESLLPSKDGHIYSVLSRVNRVVTADGRPYVVGSFSDISPLKDREKALIEAQKHKEVLHRDIENILRSLPVGVLILDNDHRILYVNDEFYGIWELPLDDPFDGRPFIDVIRRNYELGRYDGTQTPEEIYDFRKHLFETEEPEPIELGWAGGKSVIFDSRRISNDRILLTYADITAVREREKEIHEARAALERLGEMMRDATHAMPQGLAVVQDGIIKMSNEALSDILQIPATYLEPGEGWIGMFEFCAARGDFHDAAGEILQGWRDNIAARLPISTVFHVGGERWVNMDATVSKGQHWVALFTDVTELKSREEELRQLLSRAEAADRAKSEFLANMSHEIRTPMNGVLGMAELLAKTNLDTRQKTFVDIIVKSGNALLTIINDILDFSKIDAGQMKLRKAAFDITEAVEDVATLLSSHAAEKNIELLVRAAPDLPAAVIGDAGRFRQIVTNLVGNAVKFTERGHVFVDVGFQPAAGGEIMASIRIEDTGIGIPPEKLESVFDKFSQVDASSTRRHEGTGLGLAITAGLVDLFGGYLNVESEWGKGSVFTINLPFAVAAARLEPKPLPINVQGARILVVDDNEVNRRILTEQLSLWGFDGVAAEGGGTGLAILEAAADLGVTVDAVVLDYHMPDMNGADVARQLRADPRFVELPIIFLTSMDISGTEKEFAALNGHAHLMKPARANVLRNTVVEVVRASRVKQVSEAEIARLQTEAIVPAPAPVPQKRAAEFVDVLVAEDNEVNQIVFTQILQGTGLSFLVVENGEEAVAAWERYTPRIIMMDVSMPVMNGHQATQTIREREKGHGHRVPIIGVTAHALESDRELCLDAGMDDYMSKPISPELLEEKIRQWLGTSEQQPERTSY, encoded by the coding sequence TTGAAATCAGCCGGGGAACTTCTTGAGTTGGCTTGCCGCCGGATCGCTGATCTGGATACCCCGGCCTATGTCAAGAACAGCGAGCTGCGTTATGTCGCCGTCAACGAGGCCTATGCCCGTTTTCTGGGCCGCGAGATTTCCGATTTCATCGGCGGGCGCAGCCGCGAGCTCCTCGATCGCCCCGAGGAAGAGGATCGTGAGGATAAGGAACGCCGAGCGCTGGTGTTCGGCACCGAGGAAAACGCCATCTGCTTCGATGCGGCGGGCCTCAGTCATGAACGCATCCAGATCGAAAGCTTCTCGCCATCGCTGGATCGGGCCTACGTGCTCGGCATTTTTGAAGTGCGCGAACCGACGCGCCGGGCGATCGGCGATCCAGGGATCGCTAGCGATCCTGGCATGACGGGCGACGCCGGCGTCGCTGCCGATTTCGCTCGTGTGCGCGAGGCACTGGAACAGCTCGACTATCCGATTGGCATCTTTGCGGGGGATGGCCGCCCCCTGGTCGTCAATGCCGCCTATCGCAACGACGCAAAGCCTGCGGCTGTCAGCGACGCGGCCTGGCACGAGAGCGTCAATGAACTCGACCTGCTGCGCACCATTCTGGAGGACCTGCCGGTGGCAGCCTTCGTGCGCGACGAGAAGCATCGCCTCGTCTATGCCAACCAGTATTACGAGACCTTCAGCGGCCATAGCCGTTCCCGGGTGTTGGGGCTGACCGAACATGAAATGTTCGGGCTGGACGGCGGCGAGGCGATCTATCAGGAAAACCTGCTGGCGCTGGAAGGCGGCACGTCTAAGGAAATCGAAAGCCTGTTGCCGAGCAAGGACGGCCACATCTATTCCGTCCTTTCGCGCGTCAATCGCGTCGTGACAGCGGACGGACGGCCCTATGTCGTCGGCTCTTTTTCGGACATCTCGCCACTCAAGGACCGAGAGAAGGCGCTGATCGAAGCGCAGAAACACAAAGAGGTGCTGCACCGGGATATCGAGAATATCCTGCGCTCGCTGCCGGTCGGCGTGCTGATCCTCGATAACGACCACCGGATCCTCTACGTCAACGACGAGTTCTACGGCATCTGGGAGCTGCCACTCGACGATCCCTTCGACGGCCGCCCGTTCATCGACGTCATCCGCCGCAATTATGAGCTCGGTCGTTACGACGGCACTCAGACGCCCGAGGAGATCTACGATTTCCGCAAGCATCTGTTCGAGACCGAGGAGCCCGAGCCGATTGAGCTCGGCTGGGCGGGCGGCAAATCCGTCATCTTCGATAGCCGCCGTATCTCGAACGACCGGATCCTGCTGACCTATGCCGACATCACGGCCGTGCGTGAGCGGGAAAAGGAGATCCACGAGGCCCGTGCCGCGCTGGAGCGGCTCGGCGAAATGATGCGCGATGCGACCCATGCCATGCCGCAGGGCCTAGCCGTTGTTCAGGACGGCATCATCAAGATGTCCAACGAGGCGCTTTCTGACATCTTGCAGATTCCGGCCACCTATCTCGAGCCCGGCGAGGGCTGGATCGGCATGTTCGAATTTTGCGCGGCGCGTGGCGATTTCCACGATGCCGCCGGCGAAATCCTGCAGGGTTGGCGTGACAATATCGCGGCCAGGCTGCCGATTTCCACCGTCTTCCATGTCGGCGGCGAGCGCTGGGTGAACATGGATGCGACGGTCAGCAAGGGGCAGCACTGGGTGGCGCTTTTTACTGACGTCACCGAACTCAAGAGCCGCGAGGAGGAGTTGCGCCAGCTGCTGTCGCGCGCCGAGGCTGCCGACCGCGCCAAATCCGAATTCCTTGCCAATATGAGCCATGAGATCCGCACGCCGATGAACGGCGTGCTTGGGATGGCGGAGCTGCTTGCCAAGACTAATCTCGACACCCGCCAGAAGACCTTCGTCGACATCATCGTCAAGTCGGGCAACGCGCTGCTGACGATCATCAACGACATCCTCGATTTTTCGAAGATCGACGCCGGGCAGATGAAACTGCGCAAAGCTGCTTTCGATATCACCGAAGCGGTAGAGGACGTGGCGACGCTCTTGTCCTCGCACGCTGCCGAGAAGAACATCGAGCTCCTGGTGCGGGCTGCACCCGATCTGCCCGCCGCCGTAATCGGCGACGCCGGGCGTTTCCGCCAGATCGTTACCAATCTTGTCGGCAACGCCGTCAAGTTCACCGAGCGGGGCCATGTCTTCGTCGATGTCGGCTTCCAGCCGGCCGCCGGCGGCGAGATCATGGCGAGCATCCGCATCGAGGATACCGGGATCGGCATCCCGCCGGAGAAGCTTGAATCGGTCTTCGACAAATTCTCGCAGGTGGACGCCTCATCGACCCGGCGACATGAAGGAACCGGCCTCGGTCTTGCGATCACCGCCGGGCTCGTCGACCTTTTCGGCGGTTATCTCAACGTCGAAAGTGAATGGGGCAAGGGCTCTGTCTTCACCATCAACCTGCCGTTTGCGGTGGCGGCCGCCCGCCTTGAGCCGAAGCCGTTGCCGATCAACGTGCAGGGTGCGCGTATCCTCGTCGTCGATGACAATGAAGTAAACCGGCGAATCCTCACCGAGCAGCTTTCGCTCTGGGGCTTTGACGGCGTGGCCGCCGAAGGCGGCGGCACCGGGCTTGCGATCCTGGAGGCGGCGGCCGATCTCGGCGTTACCGTCGACGCTGTCGTGCTCGACTATCACATGCCTGATATGAACGGCGCCGATGTCGCGCGCCAGCTGCGCGCCGATCCCCGCTTCGTCGAATTGCCGATCATCTTCCTGACGTCGATGGATATTTCGGGCACAGAAAAGGAATTCGCAGCACTGAATGGCCACGCGCATCTGATGAAGCCGGCGCGCGCCAACGTGCTGCGCAACACCGTCGTCGAGGTGGTGCGCGCCAGCCGCGTCAAGCAGGTCTCCGAGGCCGAGATCGCCCGGCTGCAGACGGAAGCGATCGTGCCGGCGCCAGCGCCCGTGCCGCAGAAACGCGCCGCTGAATTCGTCGACGTGCTCGTTGCCGAGGACAACGAGGTCAACCAGATCGTCTTCACGCAGATCCTGCAGGGAACAGGCCTCTCCTTCCTCGTCGTCGAGAATGGCGAGGAGGCGGTCGCCGCCTGGGAGCGGTATACGCCGCGCATCATCATGATGGACGTCTCGATGCCCGTCATGAACGGCCATCAGGCGACCCAGACGATCCGCGAAAGGGAAAAGGGGCACGGCCACCGGGTGCCGATCATCGGCGTCACCGCCCATGCGCTCGAAAGTGACCGCGAGCTCTGCCTCGATGCCGGCATGGACGACTACATGTCGAAGCCGATTAGCCCCGAACTGCTCGAGGAAAAAATCCGCCAGTGGCTGGGAACGAGCGAGCAGCAGCCGGAGCGCACAAGCTACTGA
- a CDS encoding conserved hypothetical protein (KEGG: rec:RHECIAT_CH0003370 hypothetical protein) — MSVLHKTMATGLIALTFAGASLATATTADAHPRDAFWGGVAAGVVGGALLSEAARPAYPVYPAYPAYRPYPVYRTYYRPDYCHFEWLHDDWGNPHRVKVCQR; from the coding sequence ATGTCCGTTCTTCATAAGACCATGGCGACGGGCCTGATCGCGCTGACCTTTGCCGGCGCCTCGCTCGCCACCGCCACCACCGCCGATGCCCATCCACGCGATGCCTTCTGGGGCGGCGTTGCCGCCGGCGTCGTCGGTGGCGCCCTGCTGTCGGAGGCAGCCCGTCCCGCCTACCCAGTCTATCCGGCCTATCCCGCTTACCGCCCTTACCCCGTTTACCGTACCTATTACCGGCCGGACTATTGCCACTTCGAATGGTTGCACGACGATTGGGGCAATCCCCATCGCGTCAAAGTCTGCCAGCGATAG
- a CDS encoding major facilitator superfamily MFS_1 (PFAM: major facilitator superfamily MFS_1; General substrate transporter~KEGG: rec:RHECIAT_CH0003371 probable transporter protein), giving the protein MNVMQPMPAETANAADRQAEISARLERLPITREVFWARNIVGAATFFDGYTVIAIAYAMPVLVREWGLTPSQTGMILSMGYLGQLIGAILFGWLAEKVGRLKVLLFTILLFVSMDVACLFAAGAGMMMAFRFAQGIGTGGEVPVASAYINELIGSKGRGKFFLLYEVMFLLGLVGAGLIGYFMVPVYGWKAMFVVGLVPALIMIPLRWFLKESPRWLAANGRYGEANAIVTRMEESARAAGKELPEPKLIQAPVRRQSDWRELFQGIYLKRTLSIWVMWFTAYTVANGTITWLPTLYRQVFNLPLQTSIFYGFLTSVGGVIAAVICALLIDKVGRKRWYTGALLLAPLPLLALAWLGATSPIQVLVLAGLAYAIVQTVTFSLYLYSAEIYPTRLRALGTGTGSAWLRLGSSAGPILVGTVMSSMGIQYVFASFAAILIVGAIVTMLFAVETKDRVLEELSP; this is encoded by the coding sequence ATGAATGTCATGCAGCCTATGCCGGCTGAGACGGCGAATGCCGCTGATCGTCAGGCCGAAATCAGCGCTCGTCTGGAGCGCCTTCCCATCACCCGTGAGGTATTTTGGGCGCGCAATATCGTCGGCGCCGCAACGTTCTTCGACGGCTACACGGTCATCGCCATCGCTTATGCCATGCCCGTCCTCGTGCGCGAGTGGGGTCTGACCCCCTCGCAGACCGGCATGATCCTGTCGATGGGCTATCTGGGGCAGTTGATCGGTGCGATCCTGTTTGGCTGGCTCGCCGAGAAGGTTGGCCGGCTGAAAGTTCTTCTGTTCACCATCCTGCTCTTCGTCAGCATGGATGTCGCATGCCTGTTTGCTGCCGGGGCCGGCATGATGATGGCCTTCCGTTTCGCCCAGGGGATCGGCACCGGCGGCGAGGTCCCAGTCGCCAGCGCCTATATCAACGAGTTGATCGGATCGAAGGGGCGCGGCAAGTTCTTCCTCCTCTATGAGGTCATGTTCCTGCTGGGCCTCGTCGGCGCCGGGCTGATCGGCTACTTCATGGTACCGGTTTACGGCTGGAAGGCGATGTTCGTCGTCGGTCTCGTTCCCGCACTTATCATGATTCCTCTACGCTGGTTCCTGAAGGAATCACCGCGTTGGCTAGCTGCCAACGGCCGCTATGGCGAAGCAAACGCTATCGTTACCCGCATGGAAGAAAGTGCTCGTGCAGCCGGCAAGGAATTGCCCGAACCGAAGCTCATCCAGGCGCCGGTCCGCCGCCAGTCGGACTGGCGCGAACTCTTCCAGGGCATTTACTTGAAGCGGACACTTTCCATCTGGGTCATGTGGTTTACCGCCTATACGGTCGCCAACGGTACGATCACCTGGCTGCCGACCCTGTATCGACAGGTTTTCAACCTGCCGCTTCAAACCAGCATCTTCTATGGTTTCCTGACGTCGGTCGGCGGCGTGATCGCCGCCGTCATCTGCGCGCTGCTCATCGACAAAGTGGGACGCAAGCGCTGGTACACCGGTGCGCTGCTTCTCGCTCCCCTTCCGCTGCTGGCTCTCGCATGGCTCGGCGCGACCTCTCCTATCCAGGTTTTGGTTCTAGCCGGTCTCGCTTATGCGATCGTCCAGACCGTCACATTCTCCCTTTACCTGTACTCGGCAGAGATCTACCCGACACGCCTCAGGGCTTTGGGAACCGGAACCGGCAGTGCCTGGCTTCGCCTGGGATCATCGGCCGGCCCGATCCTCGTCGGCACGGTGATGTCTTCCATGGGCATCCAGTATGTCTTTGCGAGCTTCGCAGCCATTCTGATTGTCGGTGCAATCGTCACGATGTTGTTTGCGGTCGAAACCAAGGACCGCGTGTTGGAGGAGCTTTCTCCGTAA
- a CDS encoding dihydrodipicolinate synthetase (PFAM: dihydrodipicolinate synthetase~KEGG: ret:RHE_CH03149 dihydrodipicolinate synthase protein), with translation MQPMDMRGLSPAPVTAFTRDGEVDHKANAKLAKWLVSMEGVKSLVILGHAGEGTFLTEEERLALIRTYVEAVDGAVPIIAGITGEGTKVAAEEARKCKAAGATGALVYPNHGWLRFGFQKGAPQDRYKAIWQESGLQCILFQYPDATKASYDLETQLAIATQEGVVATKNGVRNMKRWYVEIPELKKANPKLQVLSCHDEWLLPTMFDVDGLLVGYGNIAPELLIDLIKAGKAQDYPEARKIFERLLPVTRAVYHRGSHMEGTVALKLGLVHRGILDHATIREPLKNLGEKAEAEIFAAFDAAGIGRVDQLLAAE, from the coding sequence ATGCAACCGATGGATATGCGCGGGCTGAGCCCGGCCCCCGTTACCGCTTTCACCCGCGACGGTGAAGTTGATCACAAAGCCAACGCCAAACTCGCCAAATGGCTAGTTTCGATGGAAGGCGTCAAAAGCCTCGTCATCCTCGGCCATGCCGGCGAAGGCACCTTCCTCACGGAAGAGGAGCGCCTTGCTCTCATCCGCACCTATGTCGAAGCTGTCGACGGTGCCGTTCCGATCATTGCCGGGATTACCGGTGAAGGCACGAAGGTCGCCGCTGAAGAGGCGAGGAAATGCAAGGCTGCGGGTGCCACCGGCGCACTCGTCTATCCGAACCACGGCTGGCTGCGTTTCGGCTTTCAGAAGGGAGCGCCCCAGGATCGCTACAAGGCAATCTGGCAGGAGTCTGGCCTCCAGTGCATCCTGTTCCAGTATCCCGACGCCACCAAAGCATCATACGATCTCGAAACACAGCTTGCGATTGCCACACAGGAAGGCGTCGTCGCCACCAAGAACGGCGTGCGCAATATGAAGCGCTGGTATGTCGAAATTCCAGAGCTGAAGAAGGCCAATCCAAAGCTGCAGGTTCTGAGCTGCCACGATGAATGGCTGCTGCCGACCATGTTCGATGTCGACGGTCTGCTCGTCGGTTATGGCAATATTGCGCCGGAGCTGCTCATCGACCTGATCAAAGCCGGCAAGGCGCAGGACTATCCGGAAGCGCGCAAGATCTTCGAGCGCCTTCTTCCGGTGACGCGTGCCGTCTATCACCGCGGCTCTCACATGGAAGGCACCGTGGCCCTGAAACTTGGACTCGTGCACCGCGGTATCCTTGACCACGCTACGATCCGCGAGCCGCTGAAGAACCTTGGCGAAAAGGCCGAAGCAGAGATCTTCGCCGCCTTCGACGCCGCCGGAATTGGCCGCGTTGACCAGTTGCTGGCTGCCGAGTGA